In Pelodictyon luteolum DSM 273, the genomic stretch TCATACAGATGGCAGAAGAAAGCGGCATGGTCGAAATAGCCGTCGAAGCGCCTGAAGAGGCAGTGGCAGAAAAACAGGACTAAGCATCGCGGCTCAGGAGAGGGCAACGATATAGCCGATCCCCCCTTACAGACAAAGCCCGGAGGAGCAAGAGCTCTCTCCGGGCTTTTTTCGTTCAGCGTCCCATTCCCTTAGATGACGGACCCTGTGGGCAGTATTAGAGGAACAGCAGAGCCCCCCGGTAGGCAATGAACGAAAGCACCCAGGCAACACCAAGCGAGTACGCCGAATAGAGCAGTACCGGCTTCCACCGTCCGATTTCCTTCTTCATGACTCCGAGGGCGGCAACGCAGGGCAGGTAGAGCAGCACGAACACCATCAAGCTGAGAGCAGTCGCCCGGTTGAAGGCCGGATCGTTCCTGAGGGTCGCCTGCAGGTCCCCGGTATCGGTATCGGACGAGAGTGAATAGATGGTGGCCATGGTGGAAACGACCACTTCTTTTGCGGCAAGTCCGGTGACAAGGGCGATCCCGATCCGCCAGTCGAAGCCGAGGGGCCTGATGACGGGCTCCATCAGCATGCCTGCACGTCCAGCCAGAGAATGGGCCAACTGCTCGCTCTGGGCCTTCTGCTCAAGGGTGGAAATGCGGATATCTTTTTCAGCGGCCCCGAGCCCTGCATCCGCTTCAACCGCACTGCGCGCCTGCTCTAGACCCGCTTCGATGGCCGCGCTCCGGGGGTAGTTGCTCATGACCCAGATAATGACCACTGCCGCAAGGATAAGGGTCCCGGCCTTTTTCACGTACATCAGCGCCTTCACCTTCGCCTGGAAAAACACCGACCCAAGGGTCGGCCAGCGGTAGGGAGGAAGCTCCATGACAAAGGGCTCGGAGTCGCTGCTCAGCACCGTCGACTTCAGGATCCATGCGGTCCAGAGCCCGACGGCAATGCCGAGCAGATAGATGCCGAACAGGATGTTGGCGGCCATCGAGGGGGCGAAGAACGCTCCGCAGAGCAGTACATAGACCGGCAGCTTGGCACCGCAGCTCATGAACGGGATGATCATGATGGTCGCAAGACGGTCGGTACGGCTTTTCAGTGTCCGGGTGGCCATGATGGCCGGAATGGAGCATCCGAATCCGGTAATCATCGGGATGAACGACTTTCCGTGCAGACCGAACCGGTGCATCACCCGGTCTATGACAAAGGCCGCACGCGCCATATAGCCGGATGCCTCAAGGAACGAGAGCCCGATGAAAAGAAGAACGATGTTCGGCAGAAACACCAGCACTCCGCCCACTCCGGCAAGCACCCCGTCAAGCAGGATCGAGCGAACCATGCCATCCGGAAGATAGCGCCCCCCCGCCACCGCCAGCAAGCTGAAAAGGGAGGATAGCCACTCCATGACCGGTGCACCTAAAGAGAAGGTAAAATGGAACACTGCCCATACGACAAGAAGAAAGACGGGCAGACCGAGCACCCTGTTGAGCACGACCATGTCGATGTAGTCGGTCAGCGAAGTGCGTTTTTCCGTCGGCATCTCGACGCACTCTTTCATCGCACCCCTGATGAAGGAGTGCCGATCCTCACTGATGAGCTCTTCTGGATCCGATCCGTAGAGGCGCCGCGCATCTTTCAGCGCACCCTGCATGACCACTTCGGCCTTCACCCATGCCGGCTGGCGCTGGATTTCACGGTAGACCTCCCTGTCGCTCTCGAGCAGCTTGATGGCAAGCCAGCGACTGTTGTAGGCTGCGAGTTCCAGCTCAGGTGCAAGCAGCTCCGAGATCTCGTTGATGGGCTCTTCAAGGCCGGGACGGAAAAACAGCTTGTTCTTCTGGATGGCAATGTCTCCCGTTCCGACACGGATGACATGATCAAGCAGCAACTCCAGGCCCGTACGCTTTTTGGCGGAGGTCGGCACGATGTGGCAACCCAGAAGTTTCTGGAGCTGCCGGGTATCGATCTTCATTCCCCGCTCCTCGACCTCATCCATCATGTTCAGGGCTACAAGGAAATCCACCTCCATCTCCATGAGCTGGGTGGTGAGCAGAAGGCTCCGCTCGATGTTCGGGCCCTCGATGACATTGACGACCACGTCCGGCCGTTGCTCAATCAAGTACTGCCTGGTGACTATTTCCTCAGGGGAGTAAGGGGTGAGCGAGTAGGTACCGGGAAGATCGACGACCTTTATGCGGTATCCCCGGTAGTCGAGGTATCCTTCGTATTTTTCAATCGTGACGCCCGGGAAGTTGCCTACCTTCTGGTGGGCACCCGTCAGGGCGTTGAAGAGCGACGACTTGCCGCAGTTGGGGTTGCCGGTCAGAGCAATGGAGAGTTCTTTAGGTGCTGTCATTTCGCCCCTCCCGATCCATGGCGCCGACGGCCTCCGGACTGCATCGGCATGCCGTCACCGACGCCTCCGATCCGTTCCACCATGATCCCTTCAGCCTCGCTGATGCGCATCGTGAGATAGAGCCCTTTAAAGAAAATCTCTACGGGGTCCCCAAGCGGAGCCACCCTCAGCACCTTGAAGCGGGTCCCCTTGATGAGCCCCATGTCCATAATCCTACGCCTGACGGCGGCATCAACCTTGAGGCCAGTTACTTCTGCCTTGTCACCAACCTGCAGTTCCGATAAACGCATATACATCACTCCATATGAAAACGCGTGCGCGTCAATTAATCTAGATTTAATATAAATAACAGCGCGCGAACACAAAAACGTTCCGGGCCTTTTAGCAATAGCGCAATCCCTACGCGCCGTGCGTAATGGCCGCTCCGGGAAATGGAGGCCAGCCCATCCCGGTACCGCCGAGAAGATGGCCGTGGATGTGGAAGACGCTCTGCAGGGCATCGGGTCCGCTGTTGAATACGAAACGGTAGCCGGACTGCCTGACGCCGAGAATGTCGGCGACCCTGCCGGCAGCGAGCATGATCTGGCCGGCAATATGGAGATGGTCGGGCGAAAGATCGCTCAAGGAGGCGATGTGCTCCAAAGGAATGATAAGGGCGTGGGCCGGGGCAACCGGGGAGATGTCCCTGAAGGCTAGTACATGGTCGTTGCGGTAGAGAATGTCGGCAGGGATTTCGCCTGCAATGATCCGGCAGAAAATGCAGTCAGCGCTGTGGTTCTCCATGGTGCATGTCAGGATAAAGGGTTAAGTCCGTCAACCGACTCCAGAGCGGAATCACGGAGCAGCTTCGAGGCAAGCACTTTGTCGATGCGCTGGCCGTCGAGGTCGACGATTTCCAGCCGCCAGTTTTCCCAGGTCATGATGTCGCCGGTCTGCGGCATCCGGCCGAGCATCCACATCATAAGTCCGCTGAGGGTGTGGTAACGGCCTTTCTCCTCTTCGGGAAGACTTCTGAGTTCAAGCGTATCCTTGAGTTCCGGAACCGGAATGAGACCGTCAAGGAGCCAGGAGCCGTCTTCGCGCTCGACCGCCCATGAATCCTCACTGTTGCGCGGAACGAACTCTCCTGTCACCGCTTCGAGCATGTCCTGGAGGGTGACGAGACCCTGGATCTCGCCGTACTCGTCGACCACGAACACCATCTGGCTGCCGGAAGTCCTGAAATGGTCGAGCAGTTCCATGCCGGTCAGCGATTCGGGAACATAGATGCACGGCTGAAGCTGGGAAGTGAACTCCGTCAGCCCTCCGCGAAGCGACTGGGAGAGCAGCTGCTTGGCATTGACAACACCGAGAAGCGACTGCAGGCTGCCGCTGCAGACAGGGAATCGGGAATGCTCCGACTCCGTCACCCTCGCAATATTCGCCTCCACGGGACGGAGTACATCGAGGAAAACGATGTCGGCCCGGGGCACCATCAGGGTGCCGAGCTGGCGGTCGTCAAGACGGAAAACGTTGCGGACCATCTCATGTTCATGCTGCTCAATCACTCCGGCCTCTGATCCCTCTTCAAGCATTGCATGGATCTCCTCCTCAGTCACGCGCTGCACCTCTTCGGGATTCTTTCCGAGCAGGCGAAGGATGGCATCGGTCGAAAATGATAGCAGCCTGACGAACGGGCGGGTGGCAGTAGAGAGGGTGAGCATCGGCAGTGCAACGAAGCGGGCTACCCCTTCAGGATTGAACTGGCCTAGACGTTTCGGCACCAGTTCGCCGATGACGATGGTGACATAGGTAATGGAGACAACCGCGGCAAAGGTGGCGGAAATGCGGCTGATGTCCGGATCCAGACCGAGCGATACGAGCCATGCCGACAACGGCACGGCAAAAGCTCCTTCACCGACGATGCCGTTGAGGATGCCGATGGAGGTGATGCCGATCTGGATGGTCGACAGGAAACGGATTGGTTCCTGTCCGAGCTTGATTGCTACCGAGGCGGGGCGGTCGCCGCCCTCGGCCAGTTTTGCCAGCCGGGAGCGCTTGGCGGAGACAAGGGCTATTTCGGTCATGGCAAGCATGCCGTTGACCAGAATCAGAAAAAGGAGAAAGAGCAGTTCCATACGTTGTATTTAGTTCGCTGGGGGCAGAAGCTTCGGCGCCCGGATGCATTCTATTACGCTTTTTCCCTTTTATTTCCAAAAGGGGCATCCACCCGGCTTCATGCCCCGGAACCCGCAGAAGAAACTCAGTGGACTTCGTTTCCAACGTAAGTCGTTCCATCGGGGCCGATTGCGTGGAGTTCGAGCACGACCTCCTCACTGCCGGCCACGGCATAATGAGGCACCCTCACCGGCTCGGTGAAAAAGCTGCCGGGAGGCATGGCGCGAAGGGTGGCATTGTCGAACCGTTCCCCGAAGGCGAAGTAGAGTGTCCCCTTCAGCACGGTCACCATCCTGGCCTGGTTCGGATGAAAATGCGGTTCCAGGCGGGTACCAGGGGCAAGCTTTATGCGCTGGGCGTATGACTCCGGAAGAGCGGGATCGCCGGCGAGCACCGTTGTCTCAAGACCGTGAAGCTTCGGGTTCGCCACCCAGACCAGTTCTTCCGGGAGGAACGCTACGCCCGCTTCCCCGGCGGCAGGCTGGGTTGCTGTGGGCACAGCGTGGAGCGGAGCGGCAACGAGGATGCTCAACATGAGCATGCGGAAAATGGAGGACTTCATGCTGAAGGGGTTTTGATTGACAATCACCGTACAATCTACGCAGATTGTCCCTATCGGCAAAATCCAGAGCCGGCAGCAGTCTAAGGATCCGGGACGGCGGAATTCGAAACATTCCTATATTATCCTTGATTGTTGGCATATGACCGTAAACACACCACGATGACGACCATGCACCGAATACTGAAAAGAACCCTCCTCTCGACCATCATCCTCTTCACTGCCGCCTGCTCCCGACCGGCACCGGAAGCCGTCGACATCGACGGCAACAGCTACCGGATTGTGCGTGCCGGCGCCATGACATGGACTGCCGAAAACCTGTCGGTCTCCCGGTTCCGGAACGGTGAGCTGATCCCCGAAGTCAGAGATGGGGCAGAGTGGGCAGCGCTTGCCACTCCCGCCTGGTGCTGGAACAGCAACAGCCCGGAAAACGGCAAGAAGTATGGAAAAATGTATAACTGGTATGCGGTCAATGACCCGAGGGGGCTGGCGCCCGAGGGGTGGCATGTGGCCACGGATGCAGAATGGAGCATGCTCTCGGAACTGCTCGGGGGCGAACGGGAGGCCGGCGGGAAACTGAAGGCTGTCCAGGGCTGGGCTGAGCCGAACGAAGGAGCGGAAGACACCATCGGGTTCGGTCTGCTGCCGGCCGGGGCGCGTCGTGATACGGATGGGGAGTTCATGGAACCCGGCAGCTACAACCGGCTTTGGACATCGACCGAAACCTCAGACAAAGCCGCATGGAGCCGCAGTATCGGCTACTTCGACGCCGCCTTGAGACGCGGAAAGGCGAACAAGAAGACTGGTTTTTCCGTCCGCTGCGTCAAGGATTGAGTCAGAACGATTCGCCCTTCGAGGGCTTTTCTTTCTGCTTCATGAGGGTAGCCGTGAGGAACCCGCGGTTCAGAATGGCGATGTTCGTGACGGAAATTCCCTTCGGGCACTCCGCCTCGCAGGCGTAGGTATTGCTGCAGCCGCCGAAGCCGAGGCCGTCCATACATTCCACCATCTTCATGACCCGGCGCTCCGCCTCGATCTCTCCCTGGGGGAGAAGGGCAAGGTGGGAGACTTTCGCCCCGATGAAGAGCATAGCCGCTGCATTGGCACAGGCCGCGACACATGCCCCGCAGCCGATGCAGGCTGCAGCGTCGAAAGCATCGTCCGACCGCTCCTTCGGAACAGGAATGCTGTTGGCGTCCGGCACGCCTCCGGTGTTGATGGAGA encodes the following:
- the feoB gene encoding ferrous iron transport protein B — protein: MTAPKELSIALTGNPNCGKSSLFNALTGAHQKVGNFPGVTIEKYEGYLDYRGYRIKVVDLPGTYSLTPYSPEEIVTRQYLIEQRPDVVVNVIEGPNIERSLLLTTQLMEMEVDFLVALNMMDEVEERGMKIDTRQLQKLLGCHIVPTSAKKRTGLELLLDHVIRVGTGDIAIQKNKLFFRPGLEEPINEISELLAPELELAAYNSRWLAIKLLESDREVYREIQRQPAWVKAEVVMQGALKDARRLYGSDPEELISEDRHSFIRGAMKECVEMPTEKRTSLTDYIDMVVLNRVLGLPVFLLVVWAVFHFTFSLGAPVMEWLSSLFSLLAVAGGRYLPDGMVRSILLDGVLAGVGGVLVFLPNIVLLFIGLSFLEASGYMARAAFVIDRVMHRFGLHGKSFIPMITGFGCSIPAIMATRTLKSRTDRLATIMIIPFMSCGAKLPVYVLLCGAFFAPSMAANILFGIYLLGIAVGLWTAWILKSTVLSSDSEPFVMELPPYRWPTLGSVFFQAKVKALMYVKKAGTLILAAVVIIWVMSNYPRSAAIEAGLEQARSAVEADAGLGAAEKDIRISTLEQKAQSEQLAHSLAGRAGMLMEPVIRPLGFDWRIGIALVTGLAAKEVVVSTMATIYSLSSDTDTGDLQATLRNDPAFNRATALSLMVFVLLYLPCVAALGVMKKEIGRWKPVLLYSAYSLGVAWVLSFIAYRGALLFL
- a CDS encoding hemolysin family protein, which produces MELLFLLFLILVNGMLAMTEIALVSAKRSRLAKLAEGGDRPASVAIKLGQEPIRFLSTIQIGITSIGILNGIVGEGAFAVPLSAWLVSLGLDPDISRISATFAAVVSITYVTIVIGELVPKRLGQFNPEGVARFVALPMLTLSTATRPFVRLLSFSTDAILRLLGKNPEEVQRVTEEEIHAMLEEGSEAGVIEQHEHEMVRNVFRLDDRQLGTLMVPRADIVFLDVLRPVEANIARVTESEHSRFPVCSGSLQSLLGVVNAKQLLSQSLRGGLTEFTSQLQPCIYVPESLTGMELLDHFRTSGSQMVFVVDEYGEIQGLVTLQDMLEAVTGEFVPRNSEDSWAVEREDGSWLLDGLIPVPELKDTLELRSLPEEEKGRYHTLSGLMMWMLGRMPQTGDIMTWENWRLEIVDLDGQRIDKVLASKLLRDSALESVDGLNPLS
- a CDS encoding succinate dehydrogenase/fumarate reductase iron-sulfur subunit; this translates as MNYTLRIWRQENAEAKGGMVTYKVSGISPDSSFFEMLDILNQQLIEDGQEPVSFDHDCREGICGTCSLYINGRPHGPVKGVTTCQLHMRSFKDGDTITIEPWRAKAFPVVRDLIVDRSALDRIIQAGGYVSINTGGVPDANSIPVPKERSDDAFDAAACIGCGACVAACANAAAMLFIGAKVSHLALLPQGEIEAERRVMKMVECMDGLGFGGCSNTYACEAECPKGISVTNIAILNRGFLTATLMKQKEKPSKGESF
- a CDS encoding fibrobacter succinogenes major paralogous domain-containing protein, encoding MTTMHRILKRTLLSTIILFTAACSRPAPEAVDIDGNSYRIVRAGAMTWTAENLSVSRFRNGELIPEVRDGAEWAALATPAWCWNSNSPENGKKYGKMYNWYAVNDPRGLAPEGWHVATDAEWSMLSELLGGEREAGGKLKAVQGWAEPNEGAEDTIGFGLLPAGARRDTDGEFMEPGSYNRLWTSTETSDKAAWSRSIGYFDAALRRGKANKKTGFSVRCVKD
- a CDS encoding cupin domain-containing protein, which encodes MKSSIFRMLMLSILVAAPLHAVPTATQPAAGEAGVAFLPEELVWVANPKLHGLETTVLAGDPALPESYAQRIKLAPGTRLEPHFHPNQARMVTVLKGTLYFAFGERFDNATLRAMPPGSFFTEPVRVPHYAVAGSEEVVLELHAIGPDGTTYVGNEVH
- a CDS encoding FeoA family protein, producing MRLSELQVGDKAEVTGLKVDAAVRRRIMDMGLIKGTRFKVLRVAPLGDPVEIFFKGLYLTMRISEAEGIMVERIGGVGDGMPMQSGGRRRHGSGGAK
- a CDS encoding histidine triad nucleotide-binding protein, coding for MENHSADCIFCRIIAGEIPADILYRNDHVLAFRDISPVAPAHALIIPLEHIASLSDLSPDHLHIAGQIMLAAGRVADILGVRQSGYRFVFNSGPDALQSVFHIHGHLLGGTGMGWPPFPGAAITHGA